The Methanosarcina barkeri MS DNA window GACGCAATGAGGGTGGGCTCCTTAGCAACCTTGGTAGTTCCTACTTCCATCTAGGTGAAGTTACTAAAGCTATCGAATATTATGAGCAGGCTCTTTTAATTTCTCGAGAAATTGGTGATCGACGCGCAGAAGGAAATAATCTTGGCAACCTAGGTAGTTCTTATCATTCTCTTGGCGAAGTTACTAAAGCCATCGAATATTATGAGCAGGCTCTTGTAGTTTCGCGAGAAACTGGCGATCTGAATGGGGAGGAAAATCATCTTGGTAACCTTGCTAGTTTCTATTATTATCTTGGTGAGATGAAGAAGGCTCTTGGATATTATGAACAGGCTCTTTTAATTTCGCGTAAAATTGGTGATCGACGTGGTGAAGAAACTCACCTTGGTAACCTTGGTAACGCTTTGCGAAATCTTGGTGAAGTCACCAAGGCTATTGAATATTATGAACAGGCTCTTTTAATTTCACGTGAAATTGGTGATAAGCGTGGAGAAGAAAATCATCTTGGTAGGCTTGGGGTTGCCTATAGTGATCTTGGTGAGATGAAGAAGGCTCTCGGATATTACGAACAGGCTCTTTTAATTTCACGTGAAATTGGCGATCGGCGTGGTGAAGAAACTCACCTTGGCGACCTCGGTAATATCTATAATGATCTTGGTGAAATTGCTAAAGCTATTGAATGTTATGAGCAGGCTCTTTTAATTTCACGTGAAATTGGTGACCGACACGGAGAAGGAAGTCATCTGAATAACCTTGGTAACTCTTACTATCGTCTTGGTGAAATCAAGAAAGCTATTGAATATTATGAACAGGCTCTTTTAATTTCACGTGAAGTAGGTGATCGACATGGGGAAGGAAACCGGCTTGGAAATCTAGGCAACGCATACGAAGATCTTGGTGAATTTACTAAAGCGATTAAATATTATCAGCAGGCACTTGCAATTTCAAAAAAAACTGGATATCGGCGTGGGGAAGGACACCACCTTTGCAACATTGGTACTTCATACAGCAATCTTGGTGAATTCACTAAATCTATCGAATATTACGAGCAAGCTCTTATTATCTCTCAGGAAATTGGTGATAGGCGCAACGAAGAATCAATTCTTGGTAATCTTGGTAGTTCCTATGGTTCTCTTGGTGAAATAAATAAAGCATTTGGATATTTTGAGCGAGCTCTTTCAATTTCGCGAGAAGTTGGTGATCGACACGGGGAAGCCAGATGGCTTTGCAATCTTGGCGTTATTTATCTGCAATTTGGTGACCTAAATAAAGCAATTGAATTTCTCGAAATGTCTCTTCTAATAGGCAAAGAACTCAAAGATCCTATAATAATTGATTTGTGTGAACACCAATTAAACTCTCTTAAAAAACAAGTAAATAAAATTTAATTTCTTTTTCTGAAATTCTTCTCTCTCTATTAAGTTTTCAACCTCTTTTTTTCTTTATATATGTACTGTTTTTTTTCAAAAACACAACAAAAGATATATGTCTATCTAAAAACGTAAACCATGCCTATGGATTTCCAGATCTTGGATGCAGACTATGAAGTCATTAATGACAGCAGCCCTGTAATCCGCCTCTTTGGCAGGGGAGCGGACGGGAAGAGCGTTTGCTGTTTTGTTCCCGATTTTGAACCTTATTTTTATCTCAAGGCGTCTGGAGACCTTAATACCGTAGCCAGGCTTGTCGAAGAGACTTTCACGCAAGTTAAAAAAGTAGAAATTGTTGAAAAATTCGAGCCTATTGGGTATCAGAAAACAAAAACAAAGATGCTCAGGGTTACTACCCACTTGCCCAGAGAGGTGCCCGAGATCAG harbors:
- a CDS encoding tetratricopeptide repeat protein, which translates into the protein MELEPEHLYKLDKLVTLLSISEDLSIVFVRCNEPVLCNALYTETVKRLEGELFIYDINMSESSPDLLKLLNEAKASELYTQNIKGNKKVAFFVFGLDKAIEKKTSEGKSEALLLLNMMRERFLTIENPVIIWINSISLSKILKEAPDFFSWRTTVLEFDMKKEEVVRAAIDFGDTELESLSKKELEDRWEYYSRLLKEYHEKGTIDSQKFAYWNYKLGMIKLLRGYSKEAITYFQESLKISRQIGDRRGECAVLGKLGNACSDVGEVKKAIEYYERALFISHEVGDQHSDGVLLGNLGSSYLHLGEVTKAIEYYEQALLISRKIGDRRGEGINLGNLGSSYLHLGEVTKAIKYYEQALVVSREIGDRRNEGGLLSNLGSSYFHLGEVTKAIEYYEQALLISREIGDRRAEGNNLGNLGSSYHSLGEVTKAIEYYEQALVVSRETGDLNGEENHLGNLASFYYYLGEMKKALGYYEQALLISRKIGDRRGEETHLGNLGNALRNLGEVTKAIEYYEQALLISREIGDKRGEENHLGRLGVAYSDLGEMKKALGYYEQALLISREIGDRRGEETHLGDLGNIYNDLGEIAKAIECYEQALLISREIGDRHGEGSHLNNLGNSYYRLGEIKKAIEYYEQALLISREVGDRHGEGNRLGNLGNAYEDLGEFTKAIKYYQQALAISKKTGYRRGEGHHLCNIGTSYSNLGEFTKSIEYYEQALIISQEIGDRRNEESILGNLGSSYGSLGEINKAFGYFERALSISREVGDRHGEARWLCNLGVIYLQFGDLNKAIEFLEMSLLIGKELKDPIIIDLCEHQLNSLKKQVNKI